A single Methanosphaera cuniculi DNA region contains:
- a CDS encoding dihydropteroate synthase-like protein produces MKILIITGQLATPLIHKNLEHYTEHEIYIKTLPIKIASFITPKMITYYLKEKNMITNIKDTKTIPLDQIDIIITPGLMQQDAQLITQSLNIPAYKGPTNAADLIHTLNIVNKITLSTTKPANILIRDEQYKEALEIIHNSNKINEKTQSLLKKESNFQIKNIPLGLDFPMRVLGEIANAVELTDDQLLKKAQYYIESGADMIDIGMHAGENNPDKAYHMIKLIKDNFSIPVSIDTLNPHEIKRALTAECDLVLSVDHGNYEDVKKDIKDHNIPAVILPTNYKHNKIPTTPDDKIKQLNKLDKLCSGITTIADPLLDPINSPSITESIITCYKYREINPLKPLFFGVGNVTELLDTDSNGANAVLSGIAMELGVCILFTPEASLKCKGSIKELKTASNMMYITKLHNSIPKDLGIDLINYKDHYKKEDIDINTNNIPEIEAVADGKFIPDTKGSFKIILKNKKINAILYQQNTKKAVITSTSARAIYEEILRRNLISRMEHAAYLGMELEKAEIALKLDKQYIQDFPIFK; encoded by the coding sequence ATGAAAATACTAATAATAACAGGACAACTAGCAACTCCATTAATACACAAAAACCTAGAACACTACACAGAACATGAAATATACATAAAAACACTACCAATAAAAATAGCATCATTCATAACACCAAAAATGATCACATACTACCTAAAAGAAAAAAACATGATCACAAACATAAAAGATACAAAGACAATACCACTAGATCAAATAGATATAATCATAACACCAGGACTTATGCAACAAGATGCACAACTAATCACACAATCATTAAACATACCAGCATATAAAGGACCAACCAACGCAGCAGACCTAATACACACACTAAATATAGTAAATAAAATAACACTATCAACCACAAAACCTGCAAATATACTAATACGTGATGAACAATACAAAGAAGCACTAGAAATAATACACAATTCAAATAAAATAAATGAAAAAACCCAAAGTCTACTTAAAAAAGAATCCAACTTCCAAATTAAAAACATACCACTAGGACTTGATTTTCCAATGCGTGTTCTAGGTGAAATTGCAAATGCAGTAGAACTTACAGATGATCAACTACTAAAAAAAGCCCAATACTACATTGAAAGTGGAGCTGACATGATAGATATAGGAATGCATGCAGGAGAAAACAATCCAGATAAAGCATACCATATGATAAAACTAATTAAAGATAATTTTAGCATACCTGTAAGTATAGATACACTAAATCCACATGAAATAAAAAGAGCACTAACAGCAGAATGTGACCTAGTATTAAGTGTTGATCATGGAAACTATGAGGATGTAAAAAAAGATATTAAAGATCATAACATACCAGCTGTAATATTACCAACAAATTATAAACATAACAAAATACCAACCACACCAGATGATAAAATAAAACAACTAAACAAGCTTGATAAACTATGTAGTGGTATTACAACAATAGCAGATCCACTACTTGATCCAATAAATAGTCCATCAATAACTGAGTCAATCATAACATGCTATAAATACCGAGAAATAAATCCACTTAAACCACTATTTTTTGGAGTGGGAAATGTAACAGAACTACTAGATACAGATAGTAACGGGGCAAATGCAGTATTAAGTGGTATTGCAATGGAACTAGGTGTATGTATACTATTTACACCAGAAGCAAGTCTTAAATGTAAAGGAAGTATAAAAGAATTAAAAACAGCATCAAACATGATGTACATAACCAAACTTCATAATAGCATACCAAAAGATCTTGGAATAGACTTAATAAACTATAAAGATCACTACAAAAAAGAAGACATAGACATAAATACAAATAACATACCAGAAATTGAAGCTGTAGCTGATGGAAAATTTATACCAGATACAAAAGGAAGCTTTAAAATCATACTAAAAAATAAGAAAATAAATGCAATACTATACCAACAAAACACCAAAAAAGCTGTAATAACAAGTACAAGTGCACGTGCAATATATGAAGAAATACTAAGACGTAACCTTATAAGTCGAATGGAACATGCAGCATATCTTGGAATGGAACTTGAAAAAGCAGAGATAGCACTAAAACTTGATAAACAATACATACAAGACTTCCCAATATTTAAATAA